One segment of Eulemur rufifrons isolate Redbay chromosome 4, OSU_ERuf_1, whole genome shotgun sequence DNA contains the following:
- the LOC138382745 gene encoding large ribosomal subunit protein uL5, with translation MAQDQGEKENPMRELRIRKLCLNICVGESGDRLTRAAKVLEQLTGQTPVFSKARYTVRSFGIRRNEKIAVHCTVRGAKAEEILEKGLKVREYELRKNNFSDTGNFGFGIQEHIDLGIKYDPSIGIYGLDFYVVLGRPGFSIADKKRRTGCIGAKHRISKEEAMRWFQQKYDGIILPGK, from the coding sequence ATGGCGCAGGATCAAGGTGAAAAGGAGAACCCCATGCGGGAACTTCGCATCCGCAAGCTCTGCCTCAACATCTGTGTTGGGGAGAGTGGAGACAGACTGACCCGGGCAGCCAAGGTGTTGGAGCAGCTCACAGGCCAGACTCCTGTGTTTTCCAAAGCTAGATACACTGTCAGATCCTTTGGCATCAGGAGAAATGAGAAGATTGCCGTCCACTGCACAGTTAGAGGGGCCAAGGCAGAAGAAATCCTGGAGAAAGGTCTAAAGGTGCGAGAATAcgaattaagaaaaaataacttctcaGATACTGGAAACTTTGGATTTGGGATCCAGGAACACATTGATCTGGGTATCAAATATGATCCAAGCATTGGTATCTACGGCCTGGACTTCTATGTGGTGCTGGGTAGGCCAGGTTTCAGCATCGCAGACAAGAAGCGCAGGACAGGCTGCATTGGGGCCAAACACAGAATCAGCAAAGAGGAGGCCATGCGCTGGTTCCAGCAGAAGTATGATGGGATCATCCTTCCTGGCAAATAA